The Plasmodium falciparum 3D7 genome assembly, chromosome: 3 nucleotide sequence TCTGCTGATAGCGACGATGAAAAGGATTCTGATACTCCTGACGATGAATTAATGATATCACGATTTCactaatataaaaatataaaaaatatatatatataattttgtacATAATAGCAATTCTAATATTTTCTAACTTGTTTtgcatttattttcttttttttttctttatctttatacataattatatattatgatttagaatttgtttgtttatattacatGTGTATAACTTTAATTAAGTATATGATTTGTTTGTTTCTTTCTTtaccttttctttttttcttcttttttcatttttttttttttggatttgtttttttttaatatttgttttttaatttttaggAAATTTGATTTGTTTGTTcgtaaaataatttatttgttttttttgataaaaatatttttttaaattttattataatttttcaatataaattcatatttttatgtagaattattttttttgataattaaatttaagaacaaaagaatataaaattaattgaaaagaaaatatttttttcacttattttttttttttggaataatgaaaatttatatattagttttaattaatataatgcataaatatataatagtatttactacaataaaaaaaaaaaaaaaaaaattaaattgtaATTCTTTAATGTGTataagatataatatatatatatataataaaaatatatgtacatcttttttttttttttttttttttttttttttttgtgtaagattaaaatatttaagcCATACTTATTACACAATggaattaatgaaaaaaaaatatattgaaagatataaaataaagcataattattaaataagattattatcaatattatttaatttagtaaaaaaaaaaaaaaaaaaaaaaaaaaaatttataacaaaatatatactatgaataaaaaatgattagcaaaacatttatttctacaaaaggaagaaagaaaaaaatatgaaatatttatttttttccttattctTATGTTATAACTTAatcgtttatatatattgtgttTCAAAAaatgcatataatataaaagagaaAAGAAGGGGGGAATGTAATTTCCCCATAAATAATCAAagatgtaataataatatgaactctcttattatgaataaatatttgtataaaaaaaggaagcATTCTAATACGTTACCATTTATCAAAACATATAACAATTTTaaggaaaaaaacaaaaatgatgTAGTAcaaatatcatattattctataaatcataataaaaaatataataataaaatacacacgcatattcttttcatgaataataataataataataataataatagtaatagtaataaagaGTATATCAAAGCGAATAATGCCAATATGTTGTTCAGcatttataacaaaatatcaGAAGATGGAAAAACCAAAAATAGCCTACTTAGCGATATatctaaattatttaaaattgtaAAAGAAAGcaaattaatatttgtaaCTGGATTTTTATTAACAACCTTGTCAGCAATTGTCGATTCATACATTCCAATTTTTCTATCCAAAACGGTATCTTTTGTaatggaaagaaaaaaatttacatttcTTAAAATACACAAAACAAATTTGTCAGttgtaaaaaatttaatagaaTATCTCAAATTTTATAGTACGAACCCTTTCCATATGTATGTATTGATATCTGTTAtaagtttattattttcttcctttcgttcatatatttttaatgtgTGTGCATATGTAAGCACtaataaattacaaaaatatcTTTTCAATGTATtgttacataaaaatattaactattttaagaaaaaaggaaaaggagAATTAATAAGTAGACTTAATATCGATTCATCTGAATTAATTGATATTTTTACAACGAACATCATTGTATTATTTcgaaatatgataaaaatggctttgtcattttattttttatataaaattaacgtgcatttatttattgtttctttatttattgtttttattatttcaaatatatccatttttttttctaatatatttcGTAAGCTAGCCAAAGAAGAAAGTAATGTAGTTGCTCAGTCAAACAATATTGTAGAAGAAtcaatttataatttttcactTATAAGTACTTTTAACACacataataaagaaataaagaaatataataattcattaGATACTATTTATATGTCTAGGATGAAATTAgggttattatatattatagagaAGTTTTTTATTCGTCTAATAGATATGATGACATTTATATTAACCTTAATTTTAAGTAAAAAAACGTTAATGTATAATTTGAATACTGACACAAGAACGATCATTTCGTCTGTCATATATATGCAAAATATAATTGCTCAATCGTGTATTATAGAGCAACAATATTCAAGGGTTCAAGAACTTATAGGTAATGCAGAAGAGGTcataaaattaatagaaAAGGACAATATGCGcaacaataacaataataataataatgataatattaaattggtatctaataaatataatttcttttctattctttttaatataaatgatatgaaaaattttatatttaatcatTCTCTTTTGAAAAAATTTCAAACCATACAAAACAATTCTGATtatgtttttaatataattaaaccGAATTATCTAAAATTATTTGAAAGGAACTATAacaatttaattaaattattttttaatgaaaagaatTTTAATCAGTGTGATGAAAGCCTTTTCAAAAATGGATCAattgatgatataaataatattgatatgtatgaaaaaaaggaagaaacaaataaaataaatgattacCACAATTTTATAAGTAATAAACAAATGTACGACAATAAAACAAAGGATTGTactttaaagaaaaaaaaacaagataattcattttattataatacacCAAATAATAACGTTGAAATGAAAAATCAATTAGATCAACATTCTTTTAGTAAATCAgaaaattttcaaaataaattaaaaaaaaagatacaaGAAATCAATATGCAAGAAGTATAccaatttattaaaaatgatcaTGCACTTATtatcaaatataaattaGATCGAAAATTTATACGTTTTTTAAAgacaaattataaaaaaaatattatattacttatcctaaaattatataaagaaaggAATAATTCAGTATCAGATAATTTTCTATTCCTTTTTGATAACATTAgttcatttaaaaatttatcaaTAAAAGACAAAAAGAGCATCTTAAAAATGagtaatataacaaataaaacaatatatattattttgctTACCTtcctattttataattattccaAGTTTTATTACAAGaagcagaaaaaaaaaaatttcataaattttattgaaaaaaaaaataaaatgttaaaGAATAATCAGAATGTTGAAAGGGGCCAACATGGTTCAAGTACATACGAGAAAATGTATGAATCAATGgatgatgaaataaatataaacgatGTCTTAAGTGATGCTATAAGTGATACCATATGTGATAATTCAAATGACACCATACGTGATAATTCAAATGATACCATATGtgataattcaaataatacCATATGTGATAATTCAAATGACACCATATGTGATAATTCAAATGTTATCTCAAGCAATTATCAATCGAATCAGCATTTATATCCACAAATTATGTCCACTACgccaaataaaaatgatcaaTATAATAACCCAACAGACAATTTAGAATTGAATAATGAATCagttattttaaataaaacaaaaagcagaacaaaaaaaaaaaggaatttaTACAATATCTTACCTTATATTGTAGAAAACGCTATAAAAGAATtagaaattttaaaatttattgatgcaaattataaaagtataaatgaaaatttaatattagataatataaaagataatcaAAAAGGAAGTACTTTAATTTTTGAAAATGTAGATTTTTATTTTGCCAAATatccaaaaaataaaattttatcaaatattaatttaaatttttccaataaatatacatatggaatattatgttataatgACTCAGGAAAAAATTATCTTGCCAAATTAGCTGCTaggttatataataaaacttatgggaatatattattagatgatgagaatatagaaaatatatctaaatatatattaaccaAAAAAATATCATTAGTAGAAGAACAAAGTTATATTTTTAGTGAcagtataatttataatatgctttattcatataattgtATTACAAAAGGaaacaaaaatttttattatttaaattataatttcaagttgaataaaaataatataaataattgtgTACACCTTTTCTCTCACGATAATGATATTACAacaaatgattataataataacaatattaataaaaatattaatagtgATAAttatagtagtagtagtagtagtaatacTATTAGCAGTTGTAGaaattatgaacaatatgaaaaaattaaagagaaaaacaaaaaacctaaaattaaatacaaaataaaagaaaataagcCATCCATATACAATATACACAATACAACTAATAACAATACTGTAGACCAatcattatatacatttaaaaattttaaaaaaaaatgcttAATGTGTGGAAGTCTTATAGACACTAAATTATtggaagaacaaaaaaaaagtccaaactataataaatataaagttcatttcataaaaaaattatataaagaaataattaaaGTTTCAAAAATTGTATGCTTATATGATGTTATCAATTCTTATCCAGataaattttttcataatattaatgataaaattttatcaggtggacaaaaacaaaaaatttcaTTAGCTAGAgctattataaaaaaaccaAAAATACTTATATTAGATGATGCCTTTAGTGCATTAGATGCAGcaaatgaattaaaaatattttcaagtttaaaaaattatttaccaAATTGTACTATCGTAAATCTCTCTCATAAAATAACCACAGTAAATAAGTgtgattatatttatgttttaaaaGACGGGAAAATTATAGAACATGGTTTACGAACAAAATTGATACAAAATCGAAACAGTgagtatattaaaaaattcaatgaatattgataaaaaatttaagtaTTTTTTACAAACCTATAAATACTATATGGTTAATGCAATAAgttataatagtaataagaagaattataattataattattattttttatttatttttttatttttttttttttatgtctgaatatatacaatattattaaattttggtgattaattataaaatatttataaattaatttatatgttacatttatttgttttcaTGTCCCATCATAattcaatataattattgtcttattaaatatatatatatatatatacatatatattttttttttatatttgtatttatcaattttttattattctgtcaaatatatgtacaccTTCATTAAtgtctatattatttttaaactttttttttttttttttaattatatatttttaaaattagtGATTAggattttaaaatttttcaaTTTATTTTGGCTATATTAacctgtttttttttaatttttataaaaaaaaaaaataaaataaatttctaaaaatacaaaattgttaatatatcattatatataagatatgatataattaatacacaataacaaaaaaaaaaaaaaaaaaaaagaaatattcatatatacatatatatatatatataatatatcacatTGTATAAATTTGTACAAAACAAACTACTTATATCTAATTATCAAAACAATAATAGatcaaatatacatatatattcttacatTTTTTCTTAACTTTCAGTATTGaagttatataatttttccttCTTCGTATATAATACTGATGACGttagaacaaaaaaagataacaaaacatattttttaaatttataatttataataggTGTAGGAAAccatttaaaattaaaattttccgATTTTATATAagacattttattatttagttTTATATACTTTTCATTGTATTTTTGTTTCTTCAATTTTTCTTCATCTGACAATTTGTAGCTGACTAACTTGGCAACATATGGTCCAACATTGTCACCGTTTTCAACAAATatctaaaataaaaattaatagaatgtatataatatatatatgtatatgtttacacttataagatattttaattttacattatattatattattttctttctatATTGATAACCTTATGTGTATCATCACAATAGGGAAATTTAGCTGATTGCCAACATCGACAAATTCTTATAaccttttcattttcatattcCGACGGACAGTTTTCAATTAACTAAatggacatatatatatataaaaaaaaataaaaaaaaaataaaaaaaatttaaatatataaggcatatataatacatacatctatataatattcaacTTATTTTCTTAAATACATGTGTATATTGAGGAAACTTATTCGTATTaaagtttattttatttaaatattctaaTGGATccttcattatttatttattatagttCACTTGAAAATACAAGAGagttaaatattaaatataaaacaaatatatacatatctattttatatattcttttattttttttttttgtaaaaatattggAATTTCATGtagttatataatttttcttaaacATCATTTCTGctttaaaaaatttgttaAATACTATtcacaagaaaaaaataaaaaaaaagaagaaaaatatatataaaaatttttaaattaaaaaaaaaaaaaaaaaaaaatttcaaattgttatcaaaaatattatgtgggaataatatattattcatatatatattatatatatatatatatatataatatattttttttttttttttcccctcaCATATCaatcataaataaaaaaaattcctttttgcattttttatactttcatattaataagaacaataaaataatcaataatatatacttatatatttttaatacatattttgGGAAATcaaatgtttatattataaaatatgaaaaagaacATTATTATACCCAccttaataaataatttcataACTTCAAAATTAacaacatattttttaaaattatccTATAAGACACAACagtgaaaaatatatacatatatata carries:
- a CDS encoding CDGSH iron-sulfur domain-containing protein, putative, translating into MKDPLEYLNKINFNTNKFPQYTHLIENCPSEYENEKVIRICRCWQSAKFPYCDDTHKIFVENGDNVGPYVAKLVSYKLSDEEKLKKQKYNEKYIKLNNKMSYIKSENFNFKWFPTPIINYKFKKYVLLSFFVLTSSVLYTKKEKLYNFNTES
- a CDS encoding ABC transporter B family member 4, putative, coding for MKYLFFSLFLCYNLIVYIYCVSKNAYNIKEKRRGECNFPINNQRCNNNMNSLIMNKYLYKKRKHSNTLPFIKTYNNFKEKNKNDVVQISYYSINHNKKYNNKIHTHILFMNNNNNNNNNSNSNKEYIKANNANMLFSIYNKISEDGKTKNSLLSDISKLFKIVKESKLIFVTGFLLTTLSAIVDSYIPIFLSKTVSFVMERKKFTFLKIHKTNLSVVKNLIEYLKFYSTNPFHMYVLISVISLLFSSFRSYIFNVCAYVSTNKLQKYLFNVLLHKNINYFKKKGKGELISRLNIDSSELIDIFTTNIIVLFRNMIKMALSFYFLYKINVHLFIVSLFIVFIISNISIFFSNIFRKLAKEESNVVAQSNNIVEESIYNFSLISTFNTHNKEIKKYNNSLDTIYMSRMKLGLLYIIEKFFIRLIDMMTFILTLILSKKTLMYNLNTDTRTIISSVIYMQNIIAQSCIIEQQYSRVQELIGNAEEVIKLIEKDNMRNNNNNNNNDNIKLVSNKYNFFSILFNINDMKNFIFNHSLLKKFQTIQNNSDYVFNIIKPNYLKLFERNYNNLIKLFFNEKNFNQCDESLFKNGSIDDINNIDMYEKKEETNKINDYHNFISNKQMYDNKTKDCTLKKKKQDNSFYYNTPNNNVEMKNQLDQHSFSKSENFQNKLKKKIQEINMQEVYQFIKNDHALIIKYKLDRKFIRFLKTNYKKNIILLILKLYKERNNSVSDNFLFLFDNISSFKNLSIKDKKSILKMSNITNKTIYIILLTFLFYNYSKFYYKKQKKKNFINFIEKKNKMLKNNQNVERGQHGSSTYEKMYESMDDEININDVLSDAISDTICDNSNDTIRDNSNDTICDNSNNTICDNSNDTICDNSNVISSNYQSNQHLYPQIMSTTPNKNDQYNNPTDNLELNNESVILNKTKSRTKKKRNLYNILPYIVENAIKELEILKFIDANYKSINENLILDNIKDNQKGSTLIFENVDFYFAKYPKNKILSNINLNFSNKYTYGILCYNDSGKNYLAKLAARLYNKTYGNILLDDENIENISKYILTKKISLVEEQSYIFSDSIIYNMLYSYNCITKGNKNFYYLNYNFKLNKNNINNCVHLFSHDNDITTNDYNNNNINKNINSDNYSSSSSSNTISSCRNYEQYEKIKEKNKKPKIKYKIKENKPSIYNIHNTTNNNTVDQSLYTFKNFKKKCLMCGSLIDTKLLEEQKKSPNYNKYKVHFIKKLYKEIIKVSKIVCLYDVINSYPDKFFHNINDKILSGGQKQKISLARAIIKKPKILILDDAFSALDAANELKIFSSLKNYLPNCTIVNLSHKITTVNKCDYIYVLKDGKIIEHGLRTKLIQNRNSEYIKKFNEY